A single genomic interval of Sulfurovum sp. TSL6 harbors:
- the argS gene encoding arginine--tRNA ligase, which yields MKLKLQINNVIKEAFIKAGIEHEPMSVTEATKPEFGDFQFNGAMALSKKLGKNPREIATQIIENLDLTGILAKAEIAGPGFINLWLNPFWLASQCELARKDSRLGVEERETPIKVVVDYSGPNMAKQMHVGHLRSTIIGDTLANLLIYLGDEVIRQNHIGDWGTQFGMLIAYLEEIHEEGAVNLKDLEQFYKDAKGRFDEDEGFANKAREYVVKIQSGDSHCLELWQKFIDISLGHCEEVYEKLGVDLTREDVRAESFYNDDLHTVISDLDAKGLLTQSDGAQCVFLEGEEVPVIVQKGDGGYLYATTDLAALRYRAKTLGAQRISYVVDARQGEHFKHVFRVAKEAGFVPEDVKLEHIAFGTMMGKDGKPFKTREGGTVKLIELLDEAVVKAKDTINDKEHYSEEELERLAKIIGIGAVKYADLAINRESNYIFNWDKMLSFEGNTSLYMQYAYARIQSIFRKYDGPMEGDIIIGDALEHRLSTMLLRFEDVLNRAAVDASPNQITTYLYDLATLFMRFYEQNPILKEGVEEATKMSRLLLADLTAKTIKQGLEILGIETVDKL from the coding sequence ATGAAATTAAAATTACAAATCAATAACGTGATCAAAGAAGCTTTTATAAAAGCGGGCATAGAACACGAGCCTATGAGTGTCACTGAAGCGACCAAACCTGAGTTTGGAGACTTTCAGTTTAATGGTGCGATGGCCTTGTCTAAAAAATTGGGTAAAAATCCAAGAGAGATCGCAACACAAATTATAGAGAATCTTGACTTAACCGGAATACTGGCAAAAGCAGAGATAGCAGGTCCAGGTTTTATCAACTTATGGCTGAATCCTTTTTGGCTTGCTTCACAATGTGAATTAGCACGTAAAGATAGTAGGCTTGGGGTAGAAGAGCGTGAAACACCTATCAAGGTAGTGGTAGATTATTCTGGTCCGAATATGGCTAAGCAGATGCACGTAGGACACTTGCGTTCAACGATCATTGGTGATACATTGGCAAACCTTTTAATCTATCTTGGAGATGAGGTCATACGCCAAAACCACATTGGAGACTGGGGTACACAGTTTGGAATGCTTATTGCTTACCTTGAAGAGATACATGAAGAGGGTGCGGTAAATTTGAAAGATCTGGAGCAGTTCTATAAGGATGCTAAAGGGCGTTTTGATGAAGATGAGGGATTTGCAAATAAAGCCAGAGAATATGTGGTGAAGATACAGAGCGGTGACAGTCATTGTTTAGAACTTTGGCAAAAATTTATAGATATCTCCTTGGGACACTGTGAAGAGGTGTATGAAAAACTGGGTGTCGATCTGACACGTGAGGATGTTCGTGCAGAGAGTTTTTACAATGATGACCTGCATACTGTGATCAGTGATCTGGATGCAAAAGGATTATTAACGCAGAGCGATGGTGCGCAATGTGTATTTTTAGAAGGTGAGGAAGTCCCGGTGATCGTTCAAAAAGGTGATGGAGGTTACCTTTATGCCACGACCGACCTTGCAGCATTGCGTTATAGAGCAAAGACATTAGGTGCACAGCGTATCTCTTATGTGGTAGACGCAAGACAGGGTGAACACTTTAAACACGTGTTCAGAGTGGCAAAAGAGGCTGGTTTTGTTCCTGAAGATGTGAAGCTTGAACATATTGCCTTTGGTACGATGATGGGCAAAGATGGAAAACCATTTAAAACACGTGAAGGCGGAACGGTCAAGCTGATTGAACTCCTTGATGAGGCTGTTGTGAAAGCCAAAGATACGATCAATGACAAAGAGCACTATTCGGAAGAAGAGTTGGAAAGATTGGCCAAGATCATAGGTATTGGAGCAGTCAAGTATGCAGATCTTGCGATCAACCGTGAATCGAACTACATTTTTAACTGGGACAAGATGTTGAGTTTTGAAGGTAATACTTCACTCTATATGCAGTATGCCTATGCAAGGATCCAAAGTATCTTCAGAAAGTATGATGGTCCTATGGAGGGTGATATTATCATCGGTGACGCGTTGGAGCATAGACTTTCTACGATGCTCCTTCGTTTTGAAGATGTACTGAACCGTGCAGCAGTCGATGCCTCACCGAATCAGATCACTACCTATCTGTATGATCTGGCAACGTTGTTTATGCGTTTTTATGAGCAGAACCCTATACTTAAAGAGGGTGTAGAAGAAGCAACAAAGATGAGTCGTTTACTCTTGGCCGATCTGACAGCTAAGACGATCAAACAAGGCTTAGAGATACTCGGGATCGAGACTGTAGATAAGTTATAG
- a CDS encoding twin-arginine translocase TatA/TatE family subunit, whose translation MGMPSMPELLIVLAIVVLLFGAKKIPDLAKGMGKGIKDFKKAIKEDEEEPKEIAKNDTEESEAKIEEKKSENA comes from the coding sequence ATGGGTATGCCAAGTATGCCAGAATTACTAATCGTATTGGCGATTGTTGTGCTTCTCTTTGGAGCAAAGAAAATTCCAGATCTTGCTAAAGGTATGGGAAAAGGTATTAAAGACTTCAAAAAAGCAATTAAAGAAGATGAAGAAGAGCCTAAAGAGATTGCAAAGAATGATACAGAAGAATCTGAGGCAAAAATCGAAGAGAAAAAAAGCGAAAACGCTTAA
- the gmk gene encoding guanylate kinase: MQKGAILVLSGPSGAGKSTIINAASDEIGEYYFSISTTTRAPRVGEEDGKDYFFVTKESFEEDIKAGNFLEYAEVHGNYYGTSLKPVREALEEGKLVIFDIDVQGHRLVRAKMNDITTSAFITPPTLKALETRLRARSTDDESVIVKRIENAKCEIQAVGEYDFTIINDTVEEATKRFVIVAKAARLKQSTEDEEKFIRQWLSNN; this comes from the coding sequence ATGCAAAAAGGTGCTATTTTAGTGCTCTCAGGCCCAAGCGGTGCGGGTAAAAGTACCATTATCAACGCAGCATCAGATGAGATAGGTGAATATTATTTTTCTATATCGACGACCACACGTGCTCCCAGAGTAGGAGAAGAAGATGGTAAAGATTATTTTTTTGTCACAAAAGAGAGTTTTGAAGAAGATATCAAGGCGGGAAATTTTCTTGAGTATGCGGAAGTGCACGGTAACTATTATGGTACATCGCTCAAGCCTGTAAGAGAAGCTTTGGAAGAGGGGAAACTTGTGATATTTGACATAGATGTACAGGGCCACAGACTTGTACGTGCAAAGATGAATGACATTACAACCTCTGCATTTATCACCCCGCCGACACTTAAAGCATTGGAGACAAGACTTCGGGCACGATCTACAGATGATGAGTCCGTCATAGTGAAACGCATTGAGAATGCAAAATGTGAGATACAAGCCGTCGGTGAGTATGACTTTACGATTATTAATGATACAGTAGAGGAAGCGACAAAACGTTTTGTGATCGTGGCCAAGGCTGCAAGATTGAAACAAAGTACAGAAGATGAAGAAAAATTTATAAGACAATGGTTATCAAATAACTAA
- a CDS encoding multicopper oxidase domain-containing protein: MGMNGGGGMGGGGGMGSGCYFYPASPATPGIVTADVTYNLNIDMQIPITMDDGTTINMWGFGSDGGMGGGMGAGTFPSPPMRINAGTIVHSVLNVQGGMWLHTIHHHGIEPADHSDGVGHITWDVDGTYTYQWRPMHPGTYFYHCHTNTVLHAEMGMYGALIVDPPEGPGTLVSATGGNPAVTYDVEAFWVVDEIDSRWHTLAWDAGTCGEDVGLNRLEPDYFVITGVDGTGTSAMNTAPISATVQVGEKLLARYICAGYHPQHIDFGGLTGTVHISDGRNLPNPIQVTSLDAVSAERYDVIFEPTEPGEYIITCDIKDWITMEVLGTVKTNVIVTA, encoded by the coding sequence ATGGGAATGAATGGAGGCGGCGGCATGGGTGGCGGCGGCGGAATGGGTAGTGGATGTTATTTCTATCCAGCATCACCGGCTACACCGGGAATCGTAACAGCAGATGTGACTTATAACCTTAATATTGATATGCAAATTCCAATCACCATGGATGATGGAACAACCATCAACATGTGGGGCTTTGGTAGTGATGGCGGCATGGGTGGTGGTATGGGTGCAGGAACTTTTCCTTCACCACCAATGCGTATTAATGCAGGAACAATTGTACATTCAGTACTAAATGTACAAGGCGGTATGTGGTTACACACCATACACCATCATGGTATTGAGCCAGCAGATCACTCTGATGGAGTTGGTCATATTACTTGGGACGTTGATGGTACATACACTTATCAATGGCGTCCAATGCACCCAGGTACCTATTTTTATCACTGTCATACCAATACGGTATTACATGCTGAAATGGGTATGTATGGTGCACTTATCGTTGACCCGCCAGAAGGTCCGGGTACTTTAGTATCAGCTACAGGCGGTAATCCTGCAGTAACATATGATGTGGAAGCATTTTGGGTTGTGGATGAGATTGATTCAAGATGGCATACGCTTGCGTGGGATGCTGGTACTTGTGGTGAAGATGTAGGACTGAACAGACTTGAACCAGACTACTTTGTTATTACAGGTGTTGATGGTACAGGTACTTCAGCTATGAATACAGCACCAATTTCAGCTACGGTACAAGTAGGTGAGAAACTGTTAGCTCGTTATATCTGTGCAGGTTACCATCCTCAACATATTGATTTTGGTGGCTTAACGGGTACTGTGCATATTTCAGATGGTCGTAATTTACCAAATCCGATTCAAGTAACATCTCTTGATGCTGTTTCAGCTGAACGTTATGATGTGATTTTTGAACCAACTGAGCCGGGTGAATACATTATCACTTGTGATATTAAAGATTGGATTACTATGGAAGTATTAGGCACTGTTAAAACTAACGTTATTGTTACTGCTTAA
- a CDS encoding multicopper oxidase domain-containing protein — MKRRNFLKFSMASFARTAIAGSSLTVWATSAQAATINRTLYITEGFITQMTGEDVYFMGYSSSPSTLNIPGESFIVQEGDTVEITIVNTLQTPHSFVIDGIVDSGIIAGGTTKDLSFIATRSGSFMYYDKLNAPYNRLCGLHGGMAIMPRDSANELYPGSLTFVQQQFWVFNDIDPVWNNAVQNGQTPTTPFVPRYFTINGLGGRPPGAPGSHDPNLDAMADPRSALHGHIGDRTLVRVINAGMCQQAVHTHANHMEWLTSNGVVCPDVWRKDVIPLDANGGQIDVIFPFETPPDAWPPVSTGTYPMHLHTEMSQTAGGGFYMFGSMTDIYFE, encoded by the coding sequence ATGAAGCGCAGAAACTTTTTAAAGTTTAGCATGGCCAGTTTTGCACGTACTGCAATCGCAGGCTCAAGTCTCACCGTATGGGCCACATCGGCTCAGGCGGCAACAATAAACAGAACCCTTTATATAACAGAAGGGTTCATCACTCAAATGACTGGCGAAGATGTATATTTTATGGGGTATAGCAGCTCGCCATCGACACTTAATATCCCAGGTGAGTCATTTATAGTTCAAGAAGGCGATACAGTTGAGATAACTATCGTGAATACATTGCAAACACCACACAGTTTTGTGATTGATGGTATTGTGGATAGTGGAATAATTGCAGGTGGTACAACTAAGGACCTTAGTTTTATTGCAACAAGATCTGGTTCATTTATGTATTATGATAAGCTCAATGCTCCTTATAACCGTTTATGTGGTTTACATGGTGGTATGGCAATTATGCCAAGAGATAGTGCTAATGAACTTTACCCAGGTAGTTTAACATTTGTGCAACAACAATTTTGGGTATTTAATGATATAGACCCAGTTTGGAATAATGCAGTACAAAATGGTCAAACACCAACAACACCATTTGTACCACGTTATTTTACAATCAATGGTCTGGGTGGACGTCCTCCAGGAGCACCAGGTTCTCATGACCCCAATCTAGATGCCATGGCAGATCCACGTTCAGCACTACATGGGCATATTGGTGATAGAACATTGGTTCGTGTGATAAACGCAGGTATGTGTCAACAAGCAGTACATACCCATGCAAATCATATGGAGTGGTTAACAAGCAATGGTGTAGTTTGTCCGGATGTATGGAGGAAAGATGTTATTCCATTGGATGCGAATGGTGGACAGATAGATGTGATTTTTCCATTTGAAACACCACCGGATGCATGGCCTCCGGTAAGTACAGGTACCTATCCAATGCACTTACACACAGAGATGTCTCAGACTGCCGGCGGCGGCTTCTATATGTTCGGTTCAATGACCGACATCTATTTTGAATAA
- a CDS encoding uracil-DNA glycosylase family protein yields the protein MSKSSWETVLLEAYASLEAEYQRFLEEDEHYFPSKANYFNAFNTLPKEKVKYILFGQDPYPRKESAGGYAFIDTKVQNLFSVSGLSKEVNRATSLRNFMKMALVASHRLTIDDTSQEAISKLDKTQMIDSIDDLRRNFEKNGVLLLNTALIFTDKKSTKKHVKAWQPFVQTLLNAMEENAPKLILFGAHAKDLKKQFTLNKFETIELEHPYNHTFISNPKALELFGPMNLLDK from the coding sequence ATGTCCAAAAGCTCATGGGAGACAGTTTTATTAGAAGCGTATGCCTCTCTTGAGGCAGAGTATCAAAGGTTTTTAGAAGAAGATGAACACTACTTCCCTTCAAAAGCAAACTACTTCAATGCCTTTAACACCCTACCTAAAGAGAAAGTCAAATACATCTTGTTCGGTCAGGATCCCTATCCAAGAAAAGAGAGTGCCGGAGGATATGCCTTTATAGATACCAAAGTACAGAACCTTTTTTCAGTCTCCGGTCTAAGTAAAGAGGTCAATCGTGCAACAAGTTTACGTAACTTTATGAAAATGGCGCTTGTCGCCAGTCATAGATTGACCATAGACGATACTTCGCAAGAAGCCATTAGCAAGTTAGATAAAACGCAAATGATCGATTCTATAGATGATTTACGGCGTAATTTTGAAAAAAATGGGGTACTGCTTTTAAATACAGCACTGATTTTTACAGACAAAAAAAGTACGAAAAAACATGTAAAAGCATGGCAACCCTTTGTGCAGACACTGTTAAATGCTATGGAAGAGAATGCACCGAAACTCATCTTGTTCGGTGCACATGCAAAGGACTTAAAGAAACAATTTACACTTAATAAATTTGAAACGATAGAATTGGAACATCCTTACAATCATACGTTTATTTCCAACCCCAAGGCACTCGAATTATTCGGACCTATGAACTTACTTGATAAATAA
- a CDS encoding sigma-70 family RNA polymerase sigma factor, which translates to MQMMDITVLALLALLVIILLTLMSKNSKLAKENKKLNEILEVKNVTIANYEASRVAVKDVIDNFSSLDEVMELINAGESKASVSKKLGIPVSKIELIIKFDKLKKRD; encoded by the coding sequence ATGCAAATGATGGATATAACAGTTTTAGCGTTATTGGCACTGTTGGTCATTATACTGTTGACGCTTATGAGTAAAAACAGTAAATTAGCCAAAGAAAATAAAAAGCTCAATGAGATACTGGAAGTAAAAAATGTGACGATAGCAAACTATGAAGCATCACGTGTTGCCGTGAAAGATGTGATAGACAACTTCTCTTCTCTTGATGAAGTGATGGAACTTATCAATGCGGGTGAAAGTAAAGCTTCTGTCTCTAAGAAACTGGGCATCCCGGTGAGCAAGATAGAGCTGATCATCAAGTTTGATAAACTAAAAAAGAGAGATTAA
- the mqnP gene encoding menaquinone biosynthesis prenyltransferase MqnP, translating to MNRIKEKLNHFSELVMFKHSVFSLPFIFIAMLVAAQGWFGWKLLFLGTLAAVTARNFAMGVNRYLDRDVDILNPRTKGRPSVDGRVSNAQMLAFIVMNALLFIVVAYFVNTLAFQLSLPILLVLGAYTLFKRFSSMAHLILGVSLGLAPIAGVVAVNAEITFWSVYLAIGVMFWVAGFDLLYSLQDMAFDKAHGLHSIPSKFGANKTLWIARVFHLLAIVFWTYFVVTAGLGLWAQLAILFSAIMLGYEHYIVNKDFTKIDKAFFTVNGYLGFVFLILIIVEVN from the coding sequence GTGAATCGTATAAAAGAGAAATTGAACCATTTTTCAGAACTGGTTATGTTTAAACACTCCGTGTTCTCCTTACCCTTTATCTTTATTGCAATGCTTGTAGCAGCGCAAGGTTGGTTCGGTTGGAAGTTACTGTTTTTAGGCACACTGGCAGCAGTCACTGCGCGAAACTTTGCCATGGGTGTAAACCGTTATCTTGACAGAGACGTTGACATCCTTAACCCCCGTACAAAAGGTCGTCCTTCCGTAGACGGTAGAGTGTCAAATGCACAAATGCTGGCATTTATAGTGATGAATGCCTTGTTGTTTATTGTAGTTGCATATTTCGTGAATACTTTGGCTTTTCAGCTCTCTCTACCTATTTTACTTGTACTTGGGGCCTATACGCTTTTTAAGCGCTTCTCTTCGATGGCACACCTCATATTAGGTGTGAGTCTTGGACTGGCACCTATAGCAGGTGTAGTGGCAGTCAACGCTGAAATAACGTTTTGGTCTGTTTATCTGGCCATTGGCGTGATGTTCTGGGTGGCAGGGTTTGACCTGCTATACTCTTTGCAAGATATGGCATTTGATAAAGCACATGGCTTACACTCTATTCCCTCTAAGTTCGGAGCAAACAAGACCCTGTGGATCGCAAGGGTATTTCATCTTTTAGCCATCGTTTTCTGGACGTATTTTGTAGTCACTGCAGGATTAGGTTTATGGGCACAGCTTGCAATACTTTTTTCTGCTATCATGTTGGGTTATGAACATTACATAGTCAACAAAGATTTTACAAAAATAGACAAAGCCTTTTTTACAGTGAACGGTTACTTGGGCTTCGTTTTTTTAATTTTAATTATCGTGGAGGTTAACTAA
- a CDS encoding phosphatidylcholine/phosphatidylserine synthase — MNLFDKNNRFNIANLVTYLNITAGIMAIFFIVKGDFFTAIVLAWIGGACDIIDGKLARKYSLSTEFGIQLDSFADFLSFVVMPAFLLFYAVRHYSGITGVEELLLGLVFIWYIISGLRRLVEFNLKVDVGEVEKFFEGVPTPLGAILLWVLYLLNAYGVVTSGYVIAILVLIIAWSLNSKLKIPHP; from the coding sequence ATGAATTTATTTGACAAGAACAACCGTTTTAATATCGCGAACTTAGTAACATATTTGAATATCACTGCAGGGATCATGGCGATATTTTTCATTGTTAAAGGTGATTTTTTTACGGCTATTGTTTTGGCATGGATCGGTGGTGCCTGTGATATTATAGATGGAAAACTGGCTCGAAAATACAGTCTCTCTACAGAGTTTGGTATACAACTTGACAGTTTTGCAGATTTTCTCTCTTTTGTAGTCATGCCTGCATTCTTACTCTTTTATGCAGTAAGACACTACAGTGGTATCACAGGTGTAGAAGAACTGTTGTTAGGTTTGGTCTTTATTTGGTATATCATCAGTGGTTTACGTAGGCTTGTAGAGTTCAATCTCAAAGTTGATGTAGGAGAAGTTGAAAAATTCTTTGAAGGTGTACCGACACCCTTAGGAGCAATACTGTTATGGGTACTGTATCTATTGAATGCTTACGGTGTGGTCACAAGCGGTTATGTGATCGCTATTTTGGTACTGATCATTGCATGGTCTCTCAATTCTAAGTTAAAAATTCCTCATCCGTAG
- the miaA gene encoding tRNA (adenosine(37)-N6)-dimethylallyltransferase MiaA → MPSLKTFKQLALIGPTASGKTALAIKVAQHMDAYILSLDSLSIYKEIDIVSAKPTPEERAGITHFGIDYLYPDENFDVTTFIKLYHEVHTLCLKDEKNLVIVGGTSFYLKMLIEGISELPTISNETKVKTNSYLQDLHKTYEWLFGLDKLYMSNIESNDPYRIEKALNIYLETGLTPTHYFKQSPPRPTVTEPLPIYQIAIDRERLRERIALRTGMMVNDGLIDEICMLEKKYTRTPNCMKSIGIKETLAYLDGRYDKKMLSEKITTNTARLAKRQTTFNNSQFKNVIKGSVKELENMLLRR, encoded by the coding sequence ATGCCGAGTCTTAAAACCTTTAAACAACTTGCGCTTATCGGTCCTACAGCATCCGGGAAAACGGCTCTTGCCATCAAAGTAGCGCAACATATGGATGCCTATATTTTATCACTGGATTCACTTTCTATCTACAAAGAGATCGACATAGTCTCTGCTAAGCCTACACCAGAGGAACGTGCCGGTATTACACATTTTGGCATTGACTACCTTTACCCTGATGAAAATTTCGATGTTACAACCTTTATTAAGCTTTACCATGAGGTTCATACACTGTGTCTTAAAGACGAAAAAAACCTTGTCATTGTCGGGGGAACCAGTTTTTACTTGAAAATGCTCATTGAAGGTATCAGTGAACTGCCTACTATTTCAAATGAAACAAAAGTAAAGACCAATTCCTATCTACAGGACTTGCATAAAACCTATGAATGGCTATTTGGTTTAGATAAGCTCTATATGTCAAATATAGAATCCAATGATCCTTACCGTATAGAAAAAGCTTTAAATATTTATTTGGAAACAGGACTGACCCCGACACATTATTTTAAACAATCCCCACCCCGGCCTACTGTGACTGAACCACTGCCTATTTACCAGATTGCAATCGATAGAGAAAGACTTCGTGAACGTATAGCCTTGCGTACCGGGATGATGGTGAACGATGGATTGATCGATGAAATATGTATGCTAGAAAAAAAGTATACACGCACACCCAACTGTATGAAATCTATAGGGATCAAAGAGACATTGGCTTACCTGGATGGCAGGTATGACAAAAAGATGCTTAGTGAAAAGATCACTACCAATACTGCAAGACTGGCTAAACGACAGACAACATTTAATAACTCTCAGTTCAAGAATGTAATAAAAGGAAGTGTTAAAGAGTTGGAAAATATGTTACTTAGAAGATAA